A genomic segment from Polyangium mundeleinium encodes:
- a CDS encoding penicillin-binding transpeptidase domain-containing protein, with translation MTARSCSLARSAWRLAAPLFLLVAGCTHGAATVPDPGVPRTPPGAASRFAGLVGCFTMVELGTGQTVEYGGDECDVRTSPASTFKIPNALIAVDTGVVQDENTVFRWDGKERWRATWNRDHSLATAMWHSTVWYFQRIAEQVGEPRYRAYLSAFQYGNADPSGDVTMFWLNDVLQISPREERRFLAALYENKLPVSPRATTVVKKTLELRGEAVENVRDRLPFIDQIPAGVLLSGKTGSYLPDDGPPGPLGAIGWFVGALEKQGRTWVFACRIRSSDEKKIGPEAARISYEILKGEGML, from the coding sequence ATGACCGCACGTTCGTGTTCTCTCGCCCGGTCCGCGTGGCGCCTCGCCGCGCCGCTCTTCCTCCTCGTCGCGGGCTGCACGCACGGCGCAGCGACGGTCCCGGACCCCGGCGTCCCCCGGACGCCCCCGGGGGCCGCGTCCCGTTTCGCTGGGCTCGTCGGCTGCTTCACCATGGTCGAGCTCGGCACCGGGCAGACGGTCGAGTACGGCGGCGACGAGTGCGACGTACGCACCTCGCCGGCCTCGACGTTCAAGATCCCGAACGCGCTCATCGCGGTCGACACGGGCGTGGTGCAGGACGAGAACACCGTGTTTCGCTGGGACGGCAAGGAGCGATGGCGCGCCACGTGGAACCGGGATCATTCCCTCGCCACCGCGATGTGGCATTCGACGGTCTGGTACTTCCAGCGCATCGCCGAGCAGGTCGGCGAGCCGCGGTATCGCGCGTATCTCTCGGCCTTCCAGTACGGCAATGCGGATCCCTCGGGCGACGTGACGATGTTCTGGCTGAACGACGTGCTCCAAATCTCGCCGCGCGAGGAGCGTCGTTTCCTCGCGGCCCTGTACGAGAACAAGCTGCCCGTCTCGCCGCGCGCCACGACCGTGGTGAAAAAGACCCTCGAATTGCGCGGCGAAGCCGTGGAGAACGTGCGCGACCGGCTCCCGTTCATCGATCAGATCCCGGCGGGCGTCTTGCTCAGCGGCAAGACGGGGAGTTACCTCCCGGACGATGGCCCGCCGGGGCCGCTCGGCGCGATCGGCTGGTTCGTCGGCGCGCTGGAGAAACAAGGCCGCACGTGGGTCTTCGCGTGCCGCATTCGATCGAGCGACGAGAAGAAGATCGGCCCGGAGGCCGCGCGCATCAGCTACGAGATCCTGAAGGGCGAAGGGATGCTCTGA
- a CDS encoding MBL fold metallo-hydrolase — protein sequence MSSSRLVTIDCDYLGPGFAAAYLRVEGDEAAFVETNTTHAVPRLLAALDREGIAREAVRWVIVTHVHLDHAGGASALLAALPNATVLAHPRAARHLVDPSKLVKSAEAVYGAARFAELYGTILPIDAARVRSLDDRESVLLGGATLSFVHTRGHANHHFIVLDPAREAVFTGDTFGLVYPHLQRGRRFAFPSTSPTDFDAEAAHASIEVVRTSGARRAALTHFGEIEDLDVVAAQLHRWIELSASLVEAAVPLAPAEAEAMIRKALDEEMERAAEEAGIALDARDHEMLELDLALNAQGLAYVASKRRG from the coding sequence ATGAGCTCCTCGCGCCTTGTCACGATCGACTGCGATTACCTCGGGCCCGGCTTCGCCGCCGCGTATCTCCGTGTGGAGGGCGACGAGGCGGCATTCGTGGAGACGAACACCACGCACGCGGTCCCGCGGCTGCTCGCGGCGCTCGATCGGGAGGGGATCGCGCGGGAGGCTGTGCGCTGGGTCATCGTCACGCACGTCCACCTCGATCACGCGGGCGGCGCCTCGGCCCTGCTCGCGGCGCTGCCGAACGCCACCGTGCTCGCGCATCCGCGCGCGGCGCGTCACCTCGTCGATCCGTCGAAGCTCGTCAAGAGCGCCGAGGCCGTCTACGGCGCGGCGCGATTCGCCGAGCTCTACGGGACGATCCTGCCGATCGACGCGGCGCGCGTGCGGTCGCTCGACGATCGGGAGAGCGTCTTGCTCGGCGGCGCGACGCTCTCGTTCGTGCATACACGCGGGCACGCGAACCACCATTTCATCGTGCTCGACCCCGCCCGGGAGGCCGTGTTCACCGGCGATACGTTTGGCCTCGTGTATCCGCACCTCCAGCGCGGGCGGCGCTTTGCGTTCCCCTCCACGAGCCCGACCGATTTCGACGCGGAGGCGGCGCATGCGAGCATCGAGGTGGTGCGCACGTCGGGGGCGCGGCGCGCGGCGCTCACGCATTTCGGCGAGATCGAGGATCTCGACGTCGTGGCCGCGCAGCTTCATCGATGGATCGAGCTTTCGGCGTCGCTCGTCGAGGCGGCCGTGCCGCTCGCGCCGGCCGAGGCTGAGGCCATGATCCGGAAGGCGCTCGACGAGGAGATGGAGCGCGCGGCCGAGGAGGCGGGGATCGCGCTCGATGCCCGCGATCACGAGATGCTCGAGCTCGATCTCGCGCTCAATGCGCAGGGGCTCGCGTACGTCGCCTCGAAGCGGCGCGGGTGA
- a CDS encoding thiazole synthase produces the protein MVDFYGRTFESRLLLGTARYPSPEALGQAVARSGAQIVTVSLRRESAAGAKAGQAFWELVKALGVTILPNTAGCHSVREAVTTARMAREVFGTPWIKLEVIGDDVTLQPDPFALVDATRALVAEGFEVFPYMTEDLVLAEKLVEAGCRVLMPWGAPIGTGRGLNNPYALRLLRRHFPGITLVVDAGIGAPSHAAAAMEMGYDALLINTAVATAGDPPAMAEAFAEAIRAGRRAHEAGLMEPTDLATASTPTFGAPFSPFAG, from the coding sequence ATGGTCGATTTTTATGGGCGCACGTTCGAAAGCAGGCTCCTCCTCGGGACGGCGCGGTACCCCTCGCCCGAGGCGCTCGGCCAGGCCGTGGCGCGCTCGGGCGCGCAGATCGTGACCGTCTCGCTCCGGCGTGAATCCGCGGCCGGCGCGAAGGCGGGGCAGGCCTTCTGGGAGCTCGTCAAAGCGCTCGGCGTGACGATCCTGCCGAATACGGCCGGCTGCCATTCCGTGCGGGAGGCCGTGACGACGGCGCGCATGGCGCGCGAGGTCTTCGGGACGCCGTGGATCAAGCTCGAGGTCATTGGCGACGACGTGACGCTCCAGCCCGATCCGTTCGCGCTCGTGGACGCGACGCGCGCGCTCGTCGCGGAGGGATTCGAGGTGTTTCCGTACATGACGGAGGATCTCGTGCTCGCCGAAAAGCTCGTCGAGGCTGGCTGCCGCGTGCTCATGCCGTGGGGCGCGCCGATCGGTACGGGCCGCGGGCTCAACAATCCGTACGCGCTCCGCCTCCTGCGAAGACATTTCCCCGGGATCACGCTGGTCGTGGACGCCGGGATCGGCGCGCCGAGCCACGCGGCGGCGGCGATGGAAATGGGCTACGACGCCCTTTTGATCAACACGGCGGTGGCGACCGCGGGGGATCCGCCGGCCATGGCGGAGGCATTCGCCGAGGCCATTCGGGCCGGGCGGCGGGCGCACGAGGCGGGGCTCATGGAGCCGACCGACCTCGCGACGGCGTCGACGCCGACGTTCGGCGCGCCTTTCTCGCCCTTCGCAGGCTGA
- a CDS encoding metallophosphoesterase family protein — MRRPHPARPANRRKRRARRAHLRAATRGRAPARGERRGGAHGHGRRARHLGQTPHALRILHLSDLHLHEGDDPEVLLQPLLTDLRDRVEGLALEKLDFVVVSGDLSNRASPGELAAARHFLSRLAEATGLTAERCIVVPGNHDLDWDTEVYDFKKRRAVDPKRLAPGSFVEQENGYLVRDDARYPDRFRHFSRHLYHPLCLREYPMSPEEQGLALLFPAERLQFLALNSAFEIDEYHRDRSAIHPGALSRALAEAERQVEEARKRGDLDPNASVLRLAVFHHPVTGNEKMADDAFLERLRRADVRAVLHGHVHEDRADLVGYLHPTRKLHVVGAGSFGAPADHRPASVPRLYNLITIPRDLGRMRVDTRSLRKDEGIWEPWSTWPGEKPGERRAHYEVRWG; from the coding sequence ATGCGACGCCCGCACCCCGCTCGTCCCGCGAACCGAAGGAAACGACGCGCTCGCCGCGCCCATCTTCGCGCTGCGACGCGAGGCCGAGCGCCGGCGCGAGGAGAGCGTCGAGGCGGCGCGCATGGCCATGGCCGTCGCGCGCGTCACCTCGGACAAACCCCCCACGCCCTTCGGATCCTGCACCTCAGCGACCTGCACCTCCACGAGGGCGACGATCCCGAGGTCCTGCTCCAGCCCTTGCTCACGGATCTGCGCGACCGCGTCGAGGGGCTCGCCCTCGAAAAACTCGATTTCGTGGTCGTCTCCGGCGACCTCTCGAACCGCGCGAGCCCCGGCGAACTCGCCGCCGCGCGCCATTTCCTCTCGCGCCTCGCCGAGGCCACGGGCCTCACCGCCGAGCGCTGCATCGTCGTGCCTGGCAACCACGATCTCGACTGGGACACCGAGGTCTACGATTTCAAGAAGCGGCGTGCCGTCGATCCGAAGCGCCTCGCGCCCGGCAGCTTCGTCGAGCAGGAGAACGGCTACCTCGTGCGCGACGACGCGCGGTACCCCGATCGATTCCGTCATTTCTCCCGCCACCTCTACCACCCGCTTTGCCTGCGCGAGTACCCGATGAGCCCCGAGGAGCAAGGGCTCGCCCTGCTCTTCCCGGCCGAGCGGCTCCAGTTCCTCGCCCTGAACTCGGCCTTCGAGATCGACGAATACCACCGCGACCGCTCGGCCATTCACCCTGGCGCGCTCTCCCGCGCCCTCGCCGAGGCGGAGCGGCAGGTCGAGGAGGCGCGAAAGCGCGGGGATCTCGACCCGAACGCCTCCGTCCTGCGGCTCGCCGTCTTCCACCACCCGGTCACGGGCAATGAAAAGATGGCCGACGACGCCTTCCTCGAACGATTGCGCCGCGCCGACGTCCGGGCCGTCCTGCATGGGCACGTCCACGAGGATCGCGCCGATCTCGTGGGCTACCTGCACCCCACGCGAAAGCTCCACGTCGTCGGCGCGGGCAGCTTCGGCGCGCCGGCGGACCACCGCCCCGCGTCCGTACCGCGGCTCTACAACCTGATCACGATCCCGCGGGATCTCGGGCGAATGCGCGTGGACACGCGCTCGCTGCGCAAGGACGAGGGCATCTGGGAGCCCTGGTCTACGTGGCCGGGCGAAAAGCCTGGCGAGAGGCGCGCCCATTACGAAGTGCGGTGGGGCTGA
- a CDS encoding AtaL-like protein produces MKELSYEVAVNEPGETPLSRAEVWRGLEIKAENALPFIPGIQRCEVLERGDGWLLREIDLEGQPIRERVTFEPETRVHFERVAGAPGWVDNVIDERPDGSLVLRFVFGVPDEDEAKARDREPVYRNALAATLATVRRMVKDGTIPRR; encoded by the coding sequence ATGAAGGAGCTGAGCTACGAGGTCGCGGTCAACGAGCCGGGCGAGACTCCGCTTTCGCGGGCCGAGGTCTGGCGGGGGCTCGAAATCAAGGCGGAGAACGCGCTGCCGTTCATCCCGGGGATCCAGCGATGTGAGGTCCTGGAGAGAGGCGACGGCTGGCTCTTGCGCGAGATCGATCTCGAAGGCCAGCCCATCCGGGAGCGGGTCACGTTCGAGCCCGAGACGCGCGTGCATTTCGAGCGGGTCGCGGGCGCGCCGGGGTGGGTCGACAACGTGATCGACGAGCGGCCCGACGGCTCCCTCGTGCTCCGCTTCGTGTTCGGCGTGCCGGACGAGGACGAGGCGAAGGCGCGAGATCGCGAACCCGTCTATCGGAATGCGCTGGCCGCGACGCTCGCGACGGTGCGGCGCATGGTGAAGGACGGGACGATTCCGCGGCGTTGA
- a CDS encoding thiamine phosphate synthase, translated as MLVLDRFYLIVDSTRWLDRLLPLGLRFVQLRVKGLDAAARRAEIAASLAKCRSHGATLVVNDFWQDAIDLGAEWVHLGQEDLAGADVAAIRRAGLKLGLSTHSHEEIDTALSVDPDYVALGPVYPTTLKVMPWAPQGLDRIGEWKRIARRPLVAIGGITLERAEGVARAGADSIAVISDVLSHPDPEARCKAWLDARATWPRASE; from the coding sequence ATGCTCGTGCTGGATCGTTTTTATCTCATCGTCGACAGCACCCGGTGGCTCGACCGCCTCCTACCGCTGGGTTTACGCTTCGTCCAGCTGCGCGTAAAAGGGCTCGACGCGGCGGCGCGGCGGGCGGAGATCGCGGCGTCCCTTGCGAAATGCCGGTCGCACGGGGCGACACTCGTGGTGAACGATTTCTGGCAGGACGCGATCGACCTCGGCGCGGAATGGGTGCACCTCGGGCAGGAGGATCTCGCGGGGGCCGACGTCGCGGCGATCCGCCGGGCCGGCCTGAAGCTCGGCCTCTCGACGCACAGCCACGAGGAGATCGACACGGCGCTTTCGGTCGATCCCGATTACGTGGCCCTCGGCCCGGTGTATCCGACGACGCTCAAGGTGATGCCGTGGGCGCCGCAGGGGCTCGATCGGATCGGCGAATGGAAGCGCATCGCGCGGCGGCCGCTCGTCGCGATCGGCGGCATCACGCTGGAGCGCGCGGAGGGCGTGGCGCGGGCGGGCGCGGATTCGATCGCGGTCATCTCGGACGTCCTCTCGCACCCGGATCCCGAGGCCCGCTGCAAGGCCTGGCTCGACGCGCGGGCGACGTGGCCCCGCGCCTCGGAATGA
- the thiS gene encoding sulfur carrier protein ThiS: MRIRLNGEEIDTTAKDLAALIEDRGFDVAGVATALNGEFVPRGLRAETTLAEGDAVEVLRPMQGG; the protein is encoded by the coding sequence ATGCGGATCCGGCTCAATGGTGAAGAGATCGATACGACGGCGAAGGATCTCGCCGCGCTGATCGAGGACCGAGGGTTCGACGTCGCGGGGGTCGCGACCGCGCTCAATGGCGAGTTCGTGCCGCGGGGCCTCCGGGCCGAGACGACACTCGCCGAGGGCGACGCCGTCGAGGTGCTCCGGCCCATGCAGGGAGGATGA
- a CDS encoding cytochrome P450, which yields MSESRSTGRGGSPCGKEHFPLASPMLDDPRPFYARARRDEPVFFSDSLGLWVVTRYEDVCAVAKDAARFSSLDSITPKAATTPPPPELLAELMKGFPLLPSLVDSDPPVHTRGRALVTKALSLRRLAAFEPILRDIATRLVDGFVAKGHVELVHAFAIALPGRFIVDLLGLPREHLDQVDRWTTNSTAIFAGHEPLPVLLEHARGFVAFQHYLADAIEDRRTTPRDDALSDIVTGAAALDPPFGVAELVNMLLQILFAGYETTAGLIAAAALELARDPELFAATRKDPAILPSIVEEVLRVASPIHAMYRTALEDVEVGGVPIKKGERLQIAYISANHDERRFEDPLRFDLRRTTPHLAFGHGIHYCIGAPLARLEGRIALEVLTQRLPGLRLVPDQTFSYFPSATARRLESLELAWDPPG from the coding sequence ATGTCCGAATCCCGTTCAACGGGCCGAGGAGGGTCCCCCTGCGGCAAGGAGCATTTCCCCCTCGCCTCGCCCATGCTCGACGATCCTCGCCCCTTTTATGCGCGCGCTCGCCGCGACGAGCCCGTGTTCTTCAGTGATTCGCTCGGCCTCTGGGTCGTGACGCGTTACGAGGACGTCTGCGCCGTCGCGAAAGACGCGGCGCGCTTCTCGTCGCTCGATTCGATCACGCCCAAAGCCGCGACCACGCCTCCCCCGCCGGAGCTCCTCGCCGAGCTCATGAAGGGGTTTCCGCTCCTTCCGAGCCTCGTGGACAGCGATCCCCCCGTCCACACGCGCGGCCGCGCCCTCGTCACGAAGGCCCTCTCGCTCCGCCGCCTCGCCGCGTTCGAGCCGATCCTCCGCGACATCGCCACGCGGCTCGTGGACGGATTCGTCGCGAAGGGCCACGTCGAGCTCGTGCACGCATTCGCCATCGCATTGCCCGGACGTTTCATCGTCGACCTCCTCGGGCTCCCCCGCGAGCACCTCGATCAGGTCGACCGCTGGACCACGAACAGCACCGCGATCTTCGCAGGGCACGAGCCCCTCCCCGTGCTCCTCGAACACGCCCGGGGCTTCGTCGCCTTCCAGCATTACCTCGCCGACGCGATCGAGGACCGCCGGACGACCCCCCGCGACGACGCCCTCTCCGATATCGTCACCGGCGCGGCGGCCCTCGATCCGCCGTTCGGCGTGGCCGAGCTCGTCAACATGCTCCTCCAGATCCTCTTCGCGGGCTACGAGACCACGGCCGGCCTCATCGCGGCCGCGGCGCTCGAGCTCGCCCGGGATCCCGAGCTCTTTGCTGCCACACGGAAAGATCCCGCTATCCTCCCGTCGATCGTCGAGGAGGTCTTGCGGGTCGCCTCGCCCATTCACGCGATGTACCGCACGGCGCTCGAAGACGTCGAGGTCGGCGGCGTGCCCATCAAAAAGGGCGAGCGCTTGCAGATCGCCTACATCTCGGCGAACCACGACGAGCGCCGCTTCGAGGATCCGCTCCGGTTCGACCTTCGCCGGACGACGCCGCATCTCGCGTTCGGGCACGGCATTCATTATTGCATCGGCGCGCCGCTCGCGCGCCTCGAAGGCCGCATCGCGCTGGAGGTCCTGACCCAGCGCCTCCCAGGCCTGCGCCTCGTCCCGGATCAGACGTTCTCCTATTTCCCGAGCGCCACCGCCCGCCGCCTCGAATCGCTGGAGCTCGCCTGGGATCCGCCGGGATGA
- a CDS encoding FAD-dependent oxidoreductase — translation MVDSGRLDVAVLGAGVMGLVAAVTLVRAGLRVAVHERAADITASAAWRSGGMLAPDCEAEIAEPLVVALGRRSLALWPSLIPGVETNGTLVIAPPREPGVLTRFERLTPHHQTLDEEALGALEPALAGRYRRGLFFPNEGHLDPRRTLQALQTWLREAGVPLAFGFAGDPEALRADRIVDARGLGARDRFPTLRGVKGEMALVRSRDVTLARPVRLLHHRHPLYVVPREEGVFMIGATTIESASPDPSEETRVTLRSAGELLTQAYALHPAFAEAEILELNAGLRPAFPDNNPRIEVFGRTIAVNGLYRHGWLVAPALAARIVDVLRGKIPPNEVMHADPAQW, via the coding sequence ATGGTCGATTCCGGACGGCTCGACGTCGCCGTGCTGGGCGCCGGCGTGATGGGGCTCGTCGCCGCCGTCACGCTCGTGCGTGCAGGGCTCCGGGTCGCGGTCCACGAGCGCGCCGCCGATATCACGGCGAGCGCCGCGTGGCGCTCCGGCGGCATGCTCGCGCCCGACTGCGAGGCCGAGATCGCCGAGCCGCTCGTGGTCGCCCTCGGCCGGCGCTCGCTCGCGCTCTGGCCCTCCCTCATCCCGGGCGTCGAGACGAACGGGACCCTCGTCATCGCCCCGCCGCGCGAGCCGGGCGTGCTCACGCGATTCGAGCGCCTGACCCCCCATCACCAAACCCTCGACGAAGAAGCCCTCGGCGCGCTCGAGCCCGCCCTCGCCGGCCGCTACCGGCGTGGCCTCTTCTTCCCGAACGAAGGGCACCTCGACCCGCGGCGTACGCTGCAAGCGCTGCAAACGTGGCTGCGCGAAGCCGGCGTACCCCTCGCATTCGGTTTTGCCGGGGATCCCGAGGCGCTCCGCGCCGATCGTATCGTCGACGCGCGCGGGCTCGGCGCGCGGGATCGATTCCCGACCTTGCGCGGCGTCAAAGGCGAAATGGCCCTCGTCCGGAGCCGGGACGTGACGCTCGCGCGGCCCGTGCGCCTGCTCCACCATCGCCACCCGCTTTACGTGGTGCCGCGCGAGGAAGGCGTCTTCATGATCGGCGCGACGACGATCGAATCGGCGTCGCCCGACCCGAGCGAGGAGACACGCGTCACGTTGCGCTCGGCCGGCGAGCTGCTCACGCAGGCGTATGCGCTCCACCCCGCGTTCGCCGAGGCGGAGATCCTGGAGCTCAACGCGGGGCTCCGGCCCGCCTTCCCCGACAACAACCCGCGGATCGAGGTCTTCGGACGCACGATCGCCGTGAATGGATTGTATCGCCACGGCTGGCTCGTCGCGCCCGCGCTCGCCGCGCGGATCGTCGACGTTCTTCGCGGAAAGATCCCCCCGAACGAGGTCATGCATGCGGATCCGGCTCAATGGTGA
- a CDS encoding DUF1565 domain-containing protein: MMHRWFVVALLGGIGLLACSSNGTGASGSGGGGAGGSGGGSGGEGGGGSGGGGGGGGGGGSGGGGSGGGGGSSACDPAAGTYFVSNTGNDGNSGTSDKPFQHISHAVDVAQPGDTVVVRQGTYNELVEFPRSGAPGAPITVRAACGERPILDGTGLVGTGEPALFSVVDQGHIVVEGFEIRNLTGMGGFPAGIWVRGASHDVVIRDNVIHDIQAENGGDGAGAHGIGVYGTKTTPAERISIVGNELHDLVLGWSEALVVNGNVRDFEVRDNHVHHVNNIAFDFIGFESDVCGACSQNDVIDTDNVNRVRQGLIVGNLAHDVTSYGNPAYGNEKAAGCFYVDGGADLVLERNTAHGCDLGVELASEWFGKSTQGIVVRNNFLYANDVTCIATGGYSSGNGGGGGAAKNNVVVNNTLFDCSRDGWADAAILLQNRNQGNMYQNNVVVATMGTSVVAVGGSGNTGNVFDFNVYFGGGLDGATGGANSLTVDPKLVDPANGDLHLSPGSPAKDKGSGALDVGEVDFDGDNRKNGPVDIGADEL; encoded by the coding sequence ATGATGCATCGATGGTTCGTGGTGGCGCTTCTCGGCGGGATCGGGCTCCTCGCGTGCTCGTCGAATGGTACGGGCGCGAGCGGAAGCGGAGGCGGTGGCGCGGGCGGAAGCGGAGGCGGAAGCGGCGGCGAAGGCGGGGGCGGAAGCGGCGGCGGAGGCGGTGGTGGCGGCGGCGGTGGTAGCGGAGGCGGTGGTAGCGGAGGCGGCGGCGGCAGCAGCGCATGTGATCCGGCGGCGGGGACCTATTTCGTCTCGAATACGGGCAACGACGGGAATTCTGGCACGTCGGACAAACCATTTCAGCACATCTCTCACGCCGTGGATGTCGCCCAGCCCGGCGATACCGTGGTCGTCCGCCAGGGCACGTACAACGAGCTCGTCGAGTTTCCACGCTCGGGCGCGCCCGGGGCTCCGATCACGGTCCGCGCGGCCTGCGGCGAGCGGCCGATCCTCGACGGAACGGGCCTCGTCGGCACGGGGGAGCCGGCGCTCTTTTCGGTCGTGGATCAGGGGCACATCGTGGTCGAGGGGTTCGAGATCCGGAACCTCACGGGCATGGGCGGCTTCCCCGCGGGCATATGGGTGCGCGGCGCCTCGCACGACGTCGTGATCCGCGACAACGTGATCCACGACATCCAGGCCGAGAATGGCGGCGACGGCGCGGGCGCGCACGGCATCGGCGTGTACGGGACCAAGACCACGCCGGCCGAGCGAATCTCGATCGTCGGCAACGAGCTTCACGACCTCGTCCTCGGCTGGAGCGAGGCGCTCGTGGTCAACGGGAACGTGCGTGATTTCGAGGTGCGCGACAACCACGTCCACCACGTGAACAACATCGCGTTCGATTTCATCGGCTTCGAGAGCGACGTCTGCGGCGCCTGCTCCCAGAACGACGTGATCGACACGGACAACGTGAACCGCGTCCGCCAAGGCCTCATCGTCGGCAACCTCGCGCACGACGTCACGAGCTACGGCAATCCTGCTTATGGCAACGAGAAGGCCGCGGGCTGCTTTTACGTGGACGGAGGGGCGGATCTCGTCCTCGAGCGGAACACCGCGCACGGTTGTGATCTCGGCGTGGAGCTCGCGAGCGAGTGGTTCGGCAAGTCGACGCAGGGCATCGTGGTGCGAAACAATTTCCTCTACGCAAACGACGTCACATGCATCGCGACCGGTGGATACAGCAGCGGCAACGGCGGCGGGGGCGGAGCGGCGAAGAACAACGTGGTCGTGAACAACACGCTCTTCGATTGCTCGCGAGATGGCTGGGCGGACGCGGCGATCCTGCTGCAGAACCGCAACCAGGGCAATATGTACCAGAACAACGTCGTGGTCGCGACGATGGGCACGAGCGTGGTCGCCGTCGGGGGCAGCGGCAACACGGGGAACGTGTTCGATTTCAACGTCTACTTCGGGGGCGGCCTCGACGGCGCCACGGGCGGCGCGAATTCGCTCACCGTGGACCCGAAGCTCGTGGATCCGGCGAACGGCGATCTGCACCTTTCGCCGGGATCTCCCGCGAAAGACAAGGGGAGCGGGGCGCTCGACGTGGGCGAGGTGGACTTCGACGGGGACAATCGAAAGAACGGCCCGGTCGACATCGGCGCGGACGAGCTCTGA